The Candidatus Denitrolinea symbiosum DNA window AAGGTCACGGTGAAGTTCACGCTGGCGGCGTTAGTCGGATTTGTATTGGCGCGCGTGATGGACATCACGACTGGCGGCGTAATGTCGACGTACTCATAGGCGCCGATGTCGCATGCGGCGCCTTGCGGACGCGCAACGCCGCGCTGATCAAGGTTGTTGACAGGCGCGGCGGCGCAGACAGCCGCATTCCCCGCGTCAATCGCGGCGGAGCCAGCCAGCAACGCGTGCGTTTGGGTGGGACCGCCGTTGTCTTGCAATGGACCCAGATTGGGGTCGCCGCTAAAGGTTGGCGAACAACTTCCATTTTCCACCAGATTGTTGACGTTGGCGCCAATTGTGCCGCCGTTAAAGCAATCTCCGCCTGCAGCGCTATTGGCGATGATGGTGTTGCTGTAGTTCATTGTGGCTAGAAGATTGTTATAGATGCCGCCGCCGAAGTTGTTGGCGCTGTTGCCCGAAAGCGTGCTGTTCGTGACGGTCAACGTGCCGCTATAAGCATTGTGGATACCGCCGCCGTTGCTGTAGGTCGCGCTGTTGCCCGAGAGCGTGCTGTTCGTGACGGTCAACGTACTTTGATAATAGTTAAAGATGCCGCCGCCGCTGCTGTAGGTAGCGCTGTTGCCCGAAAGAGCGCTGTTTGTGACGGTCACTGTACTGTAATTATTGCTGTAGATGCCGCCGCCATACCCTGCGCTGTTGTTTGAAAGGGCGCTGTTCGTGACGGTCACTGTGCTGTAATTATCGCTGTAGATGCCGCCGCCGCCATCGTCCGCACTGTTGCCCGAAAGAGCGCTGTTCGTGACGGTCACTGTACCACCAATGTTGAGGATGCCGCCGCCGTCAGTTGTATTTGTGGCGCAAGCGCCATTACAACGCCCGTGCCGCACGGTCAGCCCGTCGAGCGTCAGGTTGCCTGCGGCCCCACTTCAAAGACGCGGTAGGTGGCGGTGTTGGGCGCAGCGTCCGCCTGCACGATAGTATTCGCCGCACCGTTGCCCGTGATGGTGATTTGCGAAGTCACCGCAGGCAGTTGACTGCCGACCAGCGTGATGGTGTAATTTCCAGCAAAGGTGATTACATCCGCGCCAGAGCCAGCGGCGCAATCAATTGAGCCAGATTGATTGTCATTGTTGGCGTTGATGATGGCTTCGCGCAACGTGCAGGCGCCGTCGGCGGTAACGCTATCGTCGGCGCTGTCTACCACAATGACGCCCGCCGCGCGCGCAGGCTGGACACCGCCCGCCCACGGTAAGGTCAAACTCAAGATGGTCGTTAAACTCAAAAGAACAAAAGTGCGAAATCGTGAACGAAACATAATGCGCTCTCCTTTTCTTGTCGTTTGACAACCTCGATGATTGGAATCATCGAGGATAAAATAGATAAATTAAGTGCGGTTTTCATATCTTAATCTAAAATCAGAATTCGTCCAGCGAATTGAGTTTTCAACTTCCTTACAATCGAATTTTTAGTAGAGTAGGCGGTTTGCCCGTTTGAGATCGAGAAGCGCCGCCTTAAAAATAGAACCGGCTGACTATCAAAGTCAGCCGGTTTGCTTCATTGATCAGTCTTCTCTTCGTTTCCGCTCGGGAACGTGGCGCTCGACAATCAACCGCGGACGATCGGCCGCGCGTTAAACGAGCGCAATTCCGGGCCGAGTGCGGTATAATCCCGCCGTTAAAACCAACCCTACCACAAGGAAAGCGTACGAATGATTGACGTCAACGAACTCCGCAAAGGCGTGACCTTCGAACTGGACGGCACGCTCTACAAAGTGCTGGACTACAGCCACAACAAAACAGGACGCGGCAACGCCTCCATCCGCATCAAGGCGCGGAACATGATCACGGGCGCGAACATCGAGCGCACCTTCTCCTCGGGGCAAAGCGTACAGGACGTGCGCCTCGACTTCCACAACGTCTCCTATCTCTACAGCGACGGGGAATTGTTCCACTTCATGGACAACGAAACCTTCGACCAGCCCGCCCTCGAAAAAGACATGCTCGGCGAAACCGCCCTCTATTTGATGCCGGGCATGGAAGCCAAACTGACCTTCTACAAAGGCAAGCCGCTCGACATCGAACTTCCCACCTCGGTGGAAATGGAAGTCGTCGAGGCCGAGATGGCGATCCGCGGCGACACGGCCACGGGCGTCACCAAAAAGGTCAAAACCGAGACCGGGCTGACCGTCCAATGCCCGAACTTTGTCAACGTGGGCGACCGCATCCGCGTGGACACGCGCACGGGCGATTACGTTACCAGGGTGTGATGAAAAATCCCTTCGGCGTGGAATGTGAATATTTCTACGGCGACTATCTGCGCGGCCGCAACCGCGAGGAATGCCGCCTGCTCGGCGCGGCGGGCTTGACGTGGGACGCGTCGCTGTGCCGCGGCTGTCCCGTACCTTCGATTCGGCGCGCCAACGCCTGCGAGTTCATGCGCCTGCGGCCGCGCGTGACGCGTCCCCTGCGGGCGGGATTCCGCCGGCAGGTTCAGGTCAGCGCGTGGTGCGAGAAGAGCGAGGGAGCCGTCGCCGAGCCGCAGGTCGGGTGCGGGCATTGCCATCCGCTGCCGTTCAACTTTGAAGTGAAAAAATAGCCCGCTCGAAACGGGAGCAGGCTGAAAGTCGGGGAGGAAGCGTGGAGCGGGAGATCGTCCCGCTCTGCTGTTTAATCGTCCGCCAGCGCGGCTTTGACGCGGGCCAGGTCGTCCGCGGCGAGGGGGGATTCTTTCGCGGTTTTGCGGAGCAGGTCCTTCAGTTTTTTGATCGGGATGGTCGGCAGGGGCGCGTCGTCGGCGAGGACGTTCGCCTGGTCGTCCAGAAAGACGAGCGCGGCCTGGATGGGCGGGATCGGCGCGCCCTCCGCGAATTTTTTCTTGAAGCGTTTCTCCAGCGCGTTGGCTTGCGCGCCGACTTCGAGATCGGGGCGGCCGACGGATTCCTGCCCGAAGATTCGCAGGTAACTTTGCGCGAATCCGCCGCCGCCCACGCGCCAGCGGTTCTTTTTGTAAGTGATGTTGCCCCGCAGAAAATAGGGCAGGAGCAGCCAGATGCCCGCCGGGCCGACGAGCAGGTGCGGCACGGGCGAGGAGTAATGATAGGTTGTGTAGTCGCCGGGCAGGCCCTTGAGGGCTTTGTCAATGGCTTCGTCGGGACGGCGTCCCCAGCGCGTGCCGAAGTACATGCTCACCTGCGAAATGATCATGCTGACGATCAGGACGATGAACATGATCCATGTGGTGTTGTCGGTGGCGCTTTCAGGATTGCGTATGGACTGGATCAGGAAAAATGAGACGCCGACGATGGCGATGATTCCCGCGAACGAGGCGTACTGTCCGATCTTCGCGTTGCGTTTGATGAGTTTTTCGTTTTTGATGATTTTCATTGAAACCTTTGGGTTGGGAATTTGAGGAAGATCCGAAAGTAGAACTTTCGGATTCCCCGTTGGCTCTGTCTTTGCGGTGAAGTTCCGAAAGTAGAACTTTCGGATTCCTTCTATTTCAGGCTTTCTTCGATGGCCGACTTCATGGCGTCCAACACCTTCGTCTCGACGGCGTGTTTCGCCACGCGGACGGCGCTTTTGATGGCGGTCGCGTCCGAGCGGCCGTGACCGATGAAGACCAGTCCGTTCACGCCGAGGAGCGGCGCCGCGCCCTGGTCGCTGGGATCGAGCAGTTTCTTGATCTTCCCGAGCGCGGGCTTGACGAGCGCCCCGCCGAGGAGCGCCAGCGGGCCTCCGCTTCTGATGGCGTCCTTGATCTTATCCACGATGAGTTTGGCTACCGCCTCCGAGGTCTTGAGCATGACGTTGCCCACAAATCCGTCGGTGACCGCCACGTCCACCTTTCCGCCGATGACTTCCTTGCCCTCCACGTTGCCGTAGTAGTTCAGTTTCGAAGCTTTGAACAGCGGCGTCGCTTCCCGGACGAGGCGGTTGCCCTTGCCTTCTTCTTCTCCGTTCGAGACCAGCCCGACGCGCGGATTTTTCACGCCGCGTACTTTCTCGGCGTAGATACTTCCCATGATCCCAAACTGCAAAAGGTGGACCGGCTCGCAGTCGGGGTTGGCGCCGATGTCCAGGACGATGCAGGTCCCGGTGGCGGTGGGGAAGATGGGCGCCAGCGCGGGACGTTCCACGCCGCGGATGCGTCCGAGGCGGAAGAGCGCGGTGACCATCCCCGCGCCGGTGTTGCCCGCCGTGACGAACGCGTCCGCTTCGCCGCGCTTGACCAGGTCTATGCCGACCGCCATCGAATTTTTCGCGTCCTTGTGACGCGCCTTGAAGGCGAGGTCCTCGCCCTTGTCTTCCATCGTCAATATTTCGGGCGCGTGGACGATGCGGATGGGCAGACTGCCCGGGTTGGCCGCGGCCAGCGCGGGTCGAATCTGCGCCTCGTCCCCGACGAGGACGATTTCCACGCCGAATTCGCGCGCGGCCTGCACCGCGCCCTCCACGTCGGGACGCGGGTGTTCGTCGCTTCCCATGGCGTCAACAACAATGCGGGTCATGTCATTCTCCTCGGTGTTGGAAGTCTGTTTTCTCGCCGCGCGGAAACCGCGTCATTAATTTTGCTTGACAAGAAAAACAAGCCGATTATAATACGCCCTGCTCAAGCGCTGGTGCTGGAATTGGCAGACAGGCATGGTTGAGGGCCATGTGCCGCAAGGCGTGGAGGTTCAAGTCCTCTCCAGCGCACAAGCAAGATCCCCGCAAGGGGATTTTTTGTTAACCCCGCCGCGCCGTTCATGTTTGCCGGCCCGAGATGGTAGAATTGACGAAACAAATCGAGGAGGTCCTGATGAGCGCGATCTTTCCGTCAATGGAATGGCTGGACGAATTGGAGAAAAAACTTAACGGCGACGAGCGCTACGCGGGCATCGCCAAAAACTGGGAGGGGGATATGGTTATTGTGATCGAGCCGACCGGAAACCTGAAGGAACGACAGGTTTATTATCTCGACCTATGGCATGGGAAATGCCGCAGCGTTGCAATGCTGGACGACGCGGCCAGGAAGCAGGCCGCTTTCGTCCTTACCGCCTCCTACGAAAATATCAAGCGTATTAT harbors:
- a CDS encoding elongation factor P; protein product: MIDVNELRKGVTFELDGTLYKVLDYSHNKTGRGNASIRIKARNMITGANIERTFSSGQSVQDVRLDFHNVSYLYSDGELFHFMDNETFDQPALEKDMLGETALYLMPGMEAKLTFYKGKPLDIELPTSVEMEVVEAEMAIRGDTATGVTKKVKTETGLTVQCPNFVNVGDRIRVDTRTGDYVTRV
- a CDS encoding phosphate acyltransferase is translated as MTRIVVDAMGSDEHPRPDVEGAVQAAREFGVEIVLVGDEAQIRPALAAANPGSLPIRIVHAPEILTMEDKGEDLAFKARHKDAKNSMAVGIDLVKRGEADAFVTAGNTGAGMVTALFRLGRIRGVERPALAPIFPTATGTCIVLDIGANPDCEPVHLLQFGIMGSIYAEKVRGVKNPRVGLVSNGEEEGKGNRLVREATPLFKASKLNYYGNVEGKEVIGGKVDVAVTDGFVGNVMLKTSEAVAKLIVDKIKDAIRSGGPLALLGGALVKPALGKIKKLLDPSDQGAAPLLGVNGLVFIGHGRSDATAIKSAVRVAKHAVETKVLDAMKSAIEESLK
- a CDS encoding sterol transfer family protein gives rise to the protein MSAIFPSMEWLDELEKKLNGDERYAGIAKNWEGDMVIVIEPTGNLKERQVYYLDLWHGKCRSVAMLDDAARKQAAFVLTASYENIKRIMTGELDPMQAMLTRKLAVKGSMAVMMRSVPTVLDFVRCCREITTEIL